The following proteins are encoded in a genomic region of Streptomyces sp. NBC_01723:
- a CDS encoding ROK family transcriptional regulator: METPGSQSSLHRANLERVVRAVRLAGSLTQAEIARTTGLSAATVSNIVRELREGGTVEVTPTSAGGRRARSVSLSGDAGIVIGVDFGHTHLRVAIGNLAHQVLAEEAEPLDVDASSDQGFDRAEQLVSRLVAATGVDRSKIAGVGLGVPGPIDVESGTLGSTAILPGWGGTRPAEELRGRLGVPVHVDNDANLGALGELVWGSGRGVRDLAYIKVASGVGAGLVINGKIYRGPGGTAGEIGHITLDEAGPVCRCGNRGCLETFAAARYVLPLLQPGHGTDLTMEGVVRLARDGDPGCRRVIADVGRHIGSGVANLCNLLNPSRVVLGGDLAEAGELVLGPIRESVGRYAIPSAARQLSVLPGALGGRAEVLGALALALSEMGDSTLLDGSATGALPTATPAFT, translated from the coding sequence GTGGAGACTCCGGGGTCGCAGTCGTCGCTGCACCGAGCCAACCTGGAACGGGTCGTACGAGCGGTACGGCTCGCCGGTTCGCTCACGCAGGCGGAGATCGCGAGGACGACGGGCCTGTCCGCGGCGACCGTCTCGAACATCGTCCGGGAGCTGAGGGAGGGCGGGACCGTCGAGGTCACGCCCACGTCGGCGGGCGGCAGGCGGGCCCGCAGCGTCTCGCTGAGCGGGGACGCCGGCATCGTCATCGGTGTGGACTTCGGCCACACCCACCTGCGCGTCGCGATCGGGAACCTGGCCCATCAGGTCCTCGCCGAGGAGGCCGAGCCACTGGACGTGGACGCCTCCTCGGACCAGGGCTTCGACCGGGCGGAACAGCTGGTCAGCCGGTTGGTCGCGGCCACCGGCGTCGACCGCTCCAAGATCGCCGGAGTGGGTCTCGGCGTGCCCGGCCCGATCGACGTGGAGTCCGGGACGCTGGGCTCGACCGCCATTCTGCCCGGCTGGGGCGGCACCCGGCCCGCCGAGGAGCTGCGGGGGCGGCTCGGCGTGCCGGTGCACGTGGACAACGACGCCAACCTCGGCGCCCTGGGGGAGCTGGTCTGGGGGAGTGGCCGGGGGGTGCGGGACCTGGCCTACATCAAGGTCGCCAGCGGTGTCGGCGCGGGCCTGGTCATCAACGGGAAGATCTACCGTGGACCGGGCGGCACAGCGGGAGAAATCGGGCATATCACCCTCGACGAGGCGGGCCCCGTCTGCCGTTGCGGAAACCGGGGTTGCCTGGAGACCTTCGCGGCAGCACGCTATGTGCTTCCGCTCCTCCAGCCCGGCCACGGCACCGATCTGACGATGGAGGGCGTCGTGCGGCTGGCACGGGACGGTGACCCGGGCTGCCGTCGGGTGATCGCCGACGTCGGCCGCCACATCGGCAGTGGAGTCGCCAACCTCTGCAACCTGCTCAATCCGAGCCGGGTCGTCCTCGGCGGCGATCTCGCCGAGGCGGGTGAGCTGGTGCTCGGCCCGATAAGGGAGTCCGTCGGGCGGTACGCCATCCCCAGCGCGGCGCGTCAACTCTCGGTGCTTCCCGGGGCACTTGGGGGCCGTGCGGAGGTGCTCGGGGCCCTCGCCCTCGCGCTCAGTGAAATGGGTGATTCGACCCTTTTGGACGGAAGTGCGACCGGCGCTCTGCCGACGGCCACGCCTGCCTTCACTTAG
- a CDS encoding sugar ABC transporter permease: MSIDKTSTAAEESSVENTDAAPAAVAAVDPRLLVREQGFAGYLGEFKRKMKAGDLGSIPVVVGLLVIWAIFTSLNSNFLTAGNFSDMSVAMVGTGMIAVGIVFVLLLGEIDLSVGSVSGVAGATFAVLSVTHGMNEILALVLAILTGTAAGAIHGFVFARIGVPAFAVTLAGLLFWQGFMLQILGSNGTINLDSEGVVVKLTSYYFSDVAAAYGLAIVVTAGYFLSAFFDNRRRDAAGVPSRPLNEIIVRTVLLAVLAFAVAIVFNQYKGLPLAVVIFLGFLLLTDFVLRRTAYGRKIFALGGSVEASRRAGINVELIRISVFAIAGTFAAIGGLFVASKIASANQGAGTGEFLMNVIAAAVIGGTSLFGGRGRTWDALLGVMVIVSIQYGLALEGIASPVQYMITGGVLLATVVIDAVTRKTQKTAGRA; this comes from the coding sequence GTGAGCATCGACAAGACCTCCACGGCCGCCGAGGAGAGCTCGGTGGAGAACACCGACGCGGCCCCCGCCGCGGTCGCCGCGGTCGACCCCCGGCTGCTGGTGCGCGAGCAGGGCTTCGCCGGCTACCTCGGCGAGTTCAAGCGGAAGATGAAGGCCGGTGACCTCGGGTCCATCCCGGTCGTCGTGGGCCTGCTGGTCATCTGGGCCATCTTCACCAGCCTGAACTCCAACTTCCTCACCGCCGGCAACTTCTCCGACATGTCGGTCGCCATGGTCGGCACCGGCATGATCGCCGTCGGTATCGTCTTCGTCCTGCTGCTCGGCGAGATCGACCTGTCGGTCGGCTCGGTCAGCGGTGTCGCGGGCGCCACCTTCGCGGTGCTCAGCGTCACGCACGGGATGAACGAGATACTCGCCCTGGTGCTGGCGATCCTCACCGGAACCGCGGCCGGCGCCATCCACGGCTTCGTCTTCGCCCGCATCGGCGTCCCGGCCTTCGCCGTCACCCTGGCCGGCCTGCTGTTCTGGCAGGGCTTCATGCTGCAGATCCTCGGCAGCAACGGCACGATCAACCTCGACTCCGAGGGCGTGGTCGTCAAGCTGACCAGCTACTACTTCAGCGACGTGGCCGCCGCCTACGGTCTGGCGATCGTCGTCACCGCCGGGTACTTCCTCAGCGCGTTCTTCGACAACCGCCGCCGGGACGCCGCCGGTGTGCCGTCCCGTCCGCTGAACGAGATCATCGTGCGCACGGTGCTTCTCGCCGTGCTGGCCTTCGCCGTGGCGATCGTCTTCAACCAGTACAAGGGCCTGCCGCTGGCCGTCGTGATCTTCCTGGGCTTCCTGCTGCTCACGGACTTCGTCCTGCGCCGCACCGCCTACGGCCGGAAGATCTTCGCGCTCGGCGGCAGCGTCGAGGCGTCCCGCCGGGCCGGCATCAACGTCGAGCTGATCCGGATCTCGGTCTTCGCGATCGCGGGCACCTTCGCCGCGATCGGCGGCCTCTTCGTGGCCTCGAAGATCGCCTCCGCCAACCAGGGCGCGGGCACCGGTGAGTTCCTGATGAACGTCATCGCCGCGGCCGTCATCGGCGGCACGTCCCTCTTCGGCGGCCGCGGCCGCACCTGGGACGCGCTGCTCGGTGTGATGGTCATCGTCTCCATTCAGTACGGCCTCGCCCTGGAGGGCATCGCCTCGCCGGTCCAGTACATGATCACCGGTGGCGTGCTGCTGGCGACCGTCGTCATCGACGCGGTCACCCGCAAGACCCAGAAGACGGCCGGCCGCGCGTAG
- the dxs gene encoding 1-deoxy-D-xylulose-5-phosphate synthase yields the protein MPLLTRITGPRDLDRLSLEELGGLAEEIRTFLVDAVSKTGGHLGPNLGVVELTLALHRVFDSPKDKVLWDTGHQSYVHKLLTGRQDFSRLKMKGGLSGYPAQAESEHDVIENSHASTVLGWADGIAKANQVLDRDDHVVAVIGDGALTGGMAWEALNNIAAAKDRPLVIVVNDNERSYAPTIGGLANHLATLRTTDGYERFLARTKEVLERTPVVGRPLYDTLHGAKKGLKDFIAPQGMFEDLGLKYVGPIDGHDLEALESALTRAKRFGGPVIVHCLTEKGRGYQPALQDEADRFHAVGKIHPDTGLPISTSGADWTSVFGEEMVKIGEEREDVVAITAAMLQPVGLDKFAKSFPDRVYDVGIAEQHGAVSAAGLAHGGVHPVFAVYATFLNRAFDQVLMDVALHKCGVTFVLDRAGVTGTDGASHNGMWDMSILQVVPGLRLAAPRDADQVRAQLREAVEVDDAPTVVRFSKGAVGPAVPAVGRVGGMDVLRAPGTDTPDVLLVSVGALAPMCLEVADLLDKQGISTTVVDPRWVKPVDEAMAPLAERHRVVVTVEDNSRVGGVGSAVAQALRDAGVDVPLRDFGIPPRFLDHASRAEVLAEIGLTAPDIARQVTGLVARLDGRYDRAGAGADAVEAARD from the coding sequence GTGCCGCTGCTGACCCGCATCACGGGACCGCGCGATCTGGACCGGCTCAGCCTGGAAGAGCTGGGCGGCCTGGCAGAGGAGATCCGCACCTTCCTGGTCGACGCCGTGTCCAAGACCGGCGGCCACCTCGGCCCCAACCTCGGCGTGGTGGAACTCACCCTCGCCCTGCACCGCGTCTTCGACTCCCCGAAGGACAAGGTGCTCTGGGACACGGGCCACCAGTCCTACGTGCACAAGCTGCTCACCGGCCGCCAGGACTTCTCCAGGCTGAAGATGAAGGGCGGCCTGTCCGGCTACCCCGCGCAGGCCGAGTCCGAGCACGACGTCATCGAGAACAGCCACGCCTCCACGGTCCTCGGCTGGGCCGACGGCATCGCCAAGGCCAACCAGGTCCTCGACCGCGACGACCACGTGGTCGCCGTCATCGGCGACGGCGCGCTCACCGGCGGCATGGCCTGGGAGGCGCTGAACAACATCGCCGCCGCCAAGGACCGCCCCCTCGTCATCGTCGTCAACGACAACGAGCGCTCCTACGCGCCCACCATCGGCGGCCTCGCCAACCACCTGGCGACCCTGCGCACCACCGACGGCTACGAGCGCTTCCTGGCCCGCACCAAGGAGGTCCTGGAGCGCACCCCGGTCGTCGGCCGCCCGCTCTACGACACCCTGCACGGCGCCAAGAAGGGCCTGAAGGACTTCATCGCCCCGCAGGGCATGTTCGAGGATCTCGGCCTGAAGTACGTCGGCCCGATCGACGGCCACGACCTGGAGGCCCTGGAGTCCGCGCTCACGCGCGCCAAGCGCTTCGGCGGTCCGGTCATCGTGCACTGCCTCACCGAGAAGGGCCGCGGCTACCAGCCCGCCCTCCAGGACGAGGCCGACCGCTTCCACGCCGTCGGCAAGATCCACCCCGACACCGGCCTGCCCATCTCCACCTCCGGCGCCGACTGGACCAGCGTCTTCGGTGAAGAGATGGTGAAGATCGGCGAGGAGCGGGAGGACGTCGTCGCCATCACGGCCGCCATGCTCCAGCCGGTCGGCCTCGACAAGTTCGCCAAGTCCTTCCCGGACCGCGTCTACGACGTCGGCATCGCCGAGCAGCACGGCGCGGTCTCCGCGGCCGGCCTCGCCCACGGCGGGGTGCACCCGGTCTTCGCCGTGTACGCCACCTTCCTCAACCGCGCCTTCGACCAGGTGCTGATGGACGTGGCCCTGCACAAGTGCGGCGTCACCTTCGTGCTGGACCGCGCCGGTGTCACCGGCACCGACGGCGCCTCCCACAACGGCATGTGGGACATGTCGATCCTCCAGGTCGTCCCCGGCCTGCGGCTGGCCGCCCCGCGCGATGCCGACCAGGTCCGCGCCCAGCTGCGCGAGGCCGTCGAGGTCGACGACGCGCCGACCGTGGTCCGTTTCTCCAAGGGCGCCGTCGGCCCCGCCGTACCCGCCGTCGGCCGCGTCGGCGGCATGGACGTGCTGCGCGCCCCGGGCACCGACACCCCGGACGTCCTGCTGGTCTCCGTCGGCGCGCTCGCGCCGATGTGCCTGGAGGTGGCGGACCTGCTGGACAAGCAGGGCATCTCCACCACCGTGGTCGACCCGCGCTGGGTCAAGCCCGTCGACGAGGCCATGGCCCCGCTCGCCGAGCGCCACCGCGTGGTCGTCACCGTCGAGGACAACTCGCGCGTCGGCGGTGTCGGCTCCGCCGTCGCCCAGGCGCTGCGCGACGCGGGCGTGGACGTGCCGCTGCGCGACTTCGGCATCCCGCCGCGCTTCCTCGACCACGCCTCCCGCGCCGAGGTACTGGCCGAGATCGGGCTCACCGCGCCCGACATCGCCCGCCAGGTCACCGGCCTGGTCGCCCGGCTCGACGGCCGGTACGACCGCGCGGGCGCCGGGGCGGACGCCGTGGAGGCGGCCCGCGACTGA
- a CDS encoding amino acid permease: MSNSSLFRTKKIEQSIRDTEEPEHALKKSLSALDLTVFGVGVIIGTGIFVLTGTVAKNNAGPSVALAFVVAGVVCGLAALCYAEFASTVPVAGSAYTFSYASLGELPAWIIGWDLVLEFALGTAVVAVGWSGYIRSFFDNAGVTFPETLGGRDGADGFGFDILAAALVLVLTGILVLGMKLSARITSLVVAIKVTVVLIVIIAGAFFIKGSNYDPFVPKSQPVDAGAGLDSPLIQLMFGWAPANFGVMGIFTAASVVFFAFIGFDIVATAAEETRNPQRDMPRGILGSLFICTALYVAVSIVVTGMQHYSELSVDAPLADAFKSTGHPFFAGVISFGAAVGLTTVCMILLLGQTRVFFAMSRDGLLPRFFSRVHPKFRTPYRPTILLGVIIAIVAGFTSLSELAELVNIGTLFAFVIVAISVIILRRTRPDLPRAFRTPLVPVLPIVSVAASLWLMLNLPAETWVRFGIWMVIGVVVYFLYSRNHSRLARGEETPAPPAGQ; the protein is encoded by the coding sequence GTGAGCAACAGCAGTCTTTTCAGGACCAAGAAGATCGAGCAGTCGATCCGGGACACGGAGGAACCGGAGCACGCGCTCAAGAAATCCCTGTCCGCGCTGGACCTGACCGTCTTCGGCGTCGGTGTCATCATCGGCACCGGCATCTTCGTACTCACCGGCACGGTCGCCAAGAACAACGCCGGGCCCTCCGTGGCCCTGGCCTTCGTGGTCGCCGGTGTGGTGTGCGGGCTCGCCGCACTCTGCTATGCCGAGTTCGCCTCCACCGTCCCGGTGGCGGGTTCCGCCTACACCTTCTCCTACGCCTCGCTCGGCGAACTGCCGGCCTGGATCATCGGCTGGGACCTGGTCCTGGAGTTCGCGCTGGGCACGGCGGTGGTGGCCGTCGGCTGGTCGGGGTACATCCGTTCGTTCTTCGACAACGCCGGCGTGACGTTCCCCGAGACCCTGGGCGGCCGGGACGGGGCCGACGGATTCGGCTTCGACATCCTCGCCGCCGCCCTGGTGCTGGTGCTCACCGGCATCCTCGTCCTCGGCATGAAGCTCTCGGCGCGGATCACCTCGCTCGTCGTCGCCATCAAGGTGACCGTCGTCCTCATCGTGATCATCGCGGGTGCCTTCTTCATCAAGGGTTCCAACTACGACCCCTTCGTCCCGAAGTCGCAGCCGGTGGATGCCGGAGCGGGGCTCGACTCGCCACTGATCCAGCTGATGTTCGGCTGGGCGCCGGCGAACTTCGGCGTCATGGGCATCTTCACCGCGGCCTCGGTCGTCTTCTTCGCCTTCATCGGCTTCGACATCGTCGCCACGGCCGCCGAGGAGACCCGCAACCCGCAGCGCGACATGCCCCGCGGCATCCTCGGCTCGCTGTTCATCTGCACCGCCCTCTACGTCGCCGTCTCGATCGTCGTCACCGGCATGCAGCACTACAGCGAACTGTCCGTCGACGCCCCGCTCGCCGACGCCTTCAAGTCCACCGGGCACCCGTTCTTCGCCGGCGTGATCAGCTTCGGCGCCGCCGTCGGCCTGACCACGGTGTGCATGATCCTGCTGCTCGGCCAGACCCGGGTGTTCTTCGCGATGAGCCGCGACGGCCTGCTGCCCCGCTTCTTCTCCCGCGTCCACCCGAAGTTCCGGACCCCGTACCGGCCGACCATCCTGCTCGGCGTGATCATCGCCATCGTGGCCGGCTTCACCAGCCTGAGCGAGCTGGCCGAGCTGGTGAACATCGGCACGCTGTTCGCGTTCGTCATCGTGGCGATCAGCGTGATCATCCTGCGCCGCACCCGCCCGGACCTGCCGCGCGCCTTCCGCACCCCGCTGGTGCCGGTGCTGCCGATCGTGTCGGTGGCCGCCTCGCTCTGGCTGATGCTGAACCTGCCGGCCGAGACCTGGGTCCGGTTCGGCATCTGGATGGTCATCGGCGTCGTCGTGTACTTCCTCTACAGCCGCAACCACAGCCGCCTGGCCCGCGGCGAGGAGACCCCGGCGCCCCCGGCCGGCCAGTAG
- a CDS encoding carbohydrate ABC transporter permease, which yields MKTTETPAPVPAESGAPVLKTEAAPGGLRKGKKEGTALNVFSHGVLVIWAIMVGMPLVWAVMTSFKDDASIFGSPWSLPTKLNFDNWSRAWSQAHMSDYFLNTVMVVGGSLVGTLVLGSMAAYVLARFDFPGNRFIYYLFIGGMSFPIMLALVPLFYVVDNMGLLNTIHGLILVYIAYSLPFTVFFLTAFFRTLPSSVAEAAFVDGASHTRTFFQVMLPMAKPGLISVGIFNFLGQWNQYMLPTVLNTDPDKHVLTQGLVQLAVSQGYKGDWSGLFAGLVMAMLPVLAAYIIFQRQVVQGLTAGALK from the coding sequence ATGAAGACGACCGAGACCCCCGCCCCCGTGCCGGCCGAGTCCGGCGCGCCCGTCCTGAAGACCGAGGCCGCGCCCGGCGGACTCCGCAAGGGGAAGAAGGAGGGCACCGCCCTCAACGTCTTCTCCCACGGCGTCCTGGTCATCTGGGCGATCATGGTCGGCATGCCGCTGGTGTGGGCGGTGATGACGTCCTTCAAGGACGACGCCTCCATCTTCGGCTCGCCCTGGTCGCTGCCCACCAAGCTGAACTTCGACAACTGGTCGCGGGCCTGGTCCCAGGCGCACATGAGCGACTACTTCCTCAACACCGTCATGGTGGTGGGCGGTTCGCTCGTCGGCACCCTCGTGCTGGGCTCCATGGCGGCCTATGTGCTGGCCCGGTTCGACTTCCCGGGCAACCGGTTCATCTATTACTTGTTCATCGGCGGCATGAGCTTCCCGATCATGCTCGCGCTGGTCCCGCTGTTCTACGTCGTGGACAACATGGGCCTGCTGAACACCATCCACGGGCTGATCCTGGTCTACATCGCCTACTCGCTGCCCTTCACGGTGTTCTTCCTGACCGCCTTCTTCCGGACCCTGCCCAGCTCGGTGGCGGAGGCGGCGTTCGTGGACGGGGCCTCGCACACCAGGACGTTCTTCCAGGTCATGCTGCCGATGGCCAAGCCCGGCCTGATCAGCGTGGGGATCTTCAACTTCCTGGGCCAGTGGAACCAGTACATGCTGCCGACCGTGCTCAACACGGACCCGGACAAGCACGTCCTCACCCAGGGCCTGGTGCAGCTCGCGGTCAGCCAGGGGTACAAGGGCGACTGGTCGGGCCTGTTCGCGGGACTGGTGATGGCCATGCTGCCGGTGCTGGCGGCCTACATCATCTTCCAGCGCCAGGTGGTCCAGGGACTCACCGCGGGCGCCTTGAAATAG
- a CDS encoding ATP-binding cassette domain-containing protein — protein sequence MVHVSATPVLALRGVSKRFGAVQALTDVELEVHAGEVVALVGDNGAGKSTLVKTIAGVHPIDEGAIEWDGRSVSINRPHDAQNLGIATVYQDLALCDNIDVVGNLYLGRELRKRGVLDEVEMERRSRELLDTLSIRIPSVRIPIASLSGGQRQVVAIARSMLGEPKLVILDEPTAALGVEQTAQVLDLVERLRERGHAVILISHNMADVKAVADKVAVLRLGRNNGIFEVKSTSQEEIISAITGATENAVTRRAARTNGEIKK from the coding sequence ATGGTTCACGTGTCCGCTACGCCCGTGCTGGCGTTGCGCGGGGTCTCCAAGCGATTCGGTGCCGTCCAGGCGCTCACCGACGTAGAGCTTGAGGTCCACGCCGGTGAGGTGGTCGCCCTGGTGGGCGACAACGGCGCCGGAAAGTCCACGCTGGTCAAGACGATCGCCGGCGTGCACCCCATCGATGAGGGCGCCATCGAGTGGGACGGCAGGTCCGTCTCGATCAACAGGCCGCACGACGCCCAGAACCTCGGCATCGCGACCGTCTACCAGGACCTCGCGCTGTGCGACAACATCGACGTCGTCGGCAACCTCTACCTGGGCCGGGAGCTGCGCAAGCGCGGCGTCCTGGACGAGGTGGAGATGGAGCGCCGCTCCCGCGAGCTGCTGGACACGCTGTCCATCCGCATCCCCAGCGTGCGCATCCCGATCGCCTCGCTCTCCGGCGGTCAGCGCCAGGTCGTGGCGATCGCCCGCTCCATGCTCGGCGAGCCGAAGCTGGTCATCCTGGACGAGCCCACCGCCGCCCTCGGCGTCGAGCAGACCGCCCAGGTCCTCGACCTCGTCGAGCGGCTGCGCGAGCGCGGCCACGCGGTCATCCTCATCAGCCACAACATGGCCGACGTCAAGGCGGTCGCCGACAAGGTCGCCGTCCTGCGCCTCGGGCGCAACAACGGCATCTTCGAGGTCAAGTCGACCTCCCAGGAAGAGATCATCTCCGCCATCACGGGCGCCACGGAGAACGCCGTGACCCGTCGTGCGGCGCGCACCAATGGGGAGATCAAGAAGTGA
- a CDS encoding ABC transporter substrate-binding protein: MRRAAFAVAAGAMVVSLAACGSAAESDNNDSSDSAAKKGDDIKVGLLLPENQTARYEKFDKPMIEKKVKELTNNKGEVVYANAKQDASLQNQQVDTMVTNKVDVLILDAVDYKAIAGSVKKAKDAGIKVVAFDRLAEGPIDAYTSFDNVTVGKTQGEALLKALGDKAKDSQVVMMNGSSTDPNAAQFKEGAHAALDGKVKVGREYDTKEWKPENANANMEGAISALGKDKIAGVYSANDGMAGGIITALKAAGIADIPVTGQDAELAGVQRIVTGEQYMSVFKSYPKEAEVAAEMAVKLAKGESLDSIANDKVDSESAKDVPAVIVPVVSLTKDNIKDTVIKDGFYTIDEICAGKYKAACDKIGLK, encoded by the coding sequence ATGCGTCGTGCCGCCTTTGCCGTCGCCGCCGGCGCCATGGTCGTCTCGCTTGCTGCCTGTGGCAGCGCCGCGGAGTCCGACAACAACGACTCGTCCGACTCGGCCGCGAAGAAGGGCGACGACATCAAGGTCGGTCTCCTGCTTCCGGAGAACCAGACCGCTCGCTACGAGAAGTTCGACAAGCCCATGATCGAGAAGAAGGTCAAGGAGCTCACGAACAACAAGGGCGAGGTCGTCTACGCCAACGCCAAGCAGGACGCCAGCCTGCAGAACCAGCAGGTCGACACGATGGTGACCAACAAGGTCGACGTGCTGATCCTGGACGCGGTGGACTACAAGGCCATCGCCGGCTCGGTGAAGAAGGCCAAGGACGCCGGCATCAAGGTCGTCGCCTTCGACCGCCTGGCCGAGGGCCCGATCGACGCCTACACCTCGTTCGACAACGTCACCGTCGGCAAGACGCAGGGCGAGGCGCTGCTGAAGGCGCTGGGCGACAAGGCCAAGGACAGCCAGGTCGTCATGATGAACGGCTCGTCCACCGACCCGAACGCCGCCCAGTTCAAGGAGGGCGCCCACGCCGCCCTCGACGGCAAGGTGAAGGTCGGTCGCGAGTACGACACCAAGGAGTGGAAGCCGGAGAACGCCAACGCCAACATGGAGGGCGCCATCTCCGCCCTCGGCAAGGACAAGATCGCCGGCGTCTACTCCGCCAACGACGGCATGGCGGGCGGCATCATCACCGCCCTGAAGGCCGCCGGCATCGCCGACATCCCGGTCACCGGCCAGGACGCCGAACTCGCGGGTGTGCAGCGCATCGTCACCGGTGAGCAGTACATGAGCGTCTTCAAGTCCTACCCGAAGGAGGCCGAGGTCGCGGCCGAGATGGCCGTGAAGCTGGCCAAGGGCGAGTCGCTCGACTCCATCGCCAACGACAAGGTCGACAGCGAGTCCGCCAAGGACGTCCCCGCGGTCATCGTCCCGGTCGTCTCGCTGACCAAGGACAACATCAAGGACACCGTCATCAAGGACGGCTTCTACACGATCGACGAGATCTGCGCGGGCAAGTACAAGGCCGCCTGCGACAAGATCGGTCTGAAGTAA
- a CDS encoding LCP family protein, with protein sequence MTHSATTEPRRTRRAAPDGGRRAPRRRRRWGRIVLLSLVVLLLALGGTGYWLYSGLNGNIDGVDLDKALGTERPEKLPTSGQNLLVLGSDSRAGDNASLGTGKVAGARSDTALVVHIPEGRKQAVAVSIPRDTLVTRPECEKSDGSALPEAKRVMFNSVYSQAGPACVVKTVEKMSGVRMDHYMEIDFAGFKGLVDAIGGVPVTVEEPIKDPASGLDLSAGTHTLDGTESLAFVRTRHGVGDGSDLGRIGLQQQFLIALLSEVKKQDLLGSPTKTYKIADSLTAALTTDSELASLTSLADFARSMNGVDPATMETIMLPVAYDKTDPNRVVAAEPQATELWKAVRSDSEIPESAKKSPATGG encoded by the coding sequence ATGACGCACAGCGCCACCACGGAGCCTCGGCGTACCCGCCGGGCCGCGCCGGACGGCGGTCGCCGCGCGCCACGCCGCCGCAGACGCTGGGGACGGATCGTCCTGCTGTCGCTCGTCGTGCTCCTGCTCGCCCTCGGCGGCACCGGCTACTGGCTCTACAGCGGCCTGAACGGGAACATCGACGGGGTCGACCTGGACAAGGCCCTCGGTACCGAACGTCCGGAGAAGCTGCCGACGTCGGGACAGAACCTGCTGGTCCTCGGCTCGGACTCGCGCGCCGGCGACAACGCCTCGCTCGGCACCGGCAAGGTCGCCGGGGCCCGTTCGGACACCGCCCTGGTGGTGCACATACCCGAGGGCCGCAAGCAGGCCGTCGCCGTGAGCATCCCGCGCGACACCCTGGTCACCCGCCCCGAGTGCGAGAAGTCCGACGGCTCCGCCCTGCCGGAGGCGAAGCGCGTGATGTTCAACTCCGTGTACTCGCAGGCCGGACCGGCCTGCGTGGTCAAGACCGTGGAGAAGATGTCCGGCGTCCGCATGGACCACTACATGGAGATCGACTTCGCCGGGTTCAAGGGCCTGGTCGACGCCATCGGCGGGGTGCCCGTCACCGTCGAGGAGCCCATCAAGGACCCCGCCAGCGGCCTCGACCTGAGCGCCGGCACCCACACCCTGGACGGCACCGAGTCCCTGGCCTTCGTGCGCACCCGGCACGGGGTGGGCGACGGCAGCGACCTCGGCCGCATCGGGCTCCAGCAGCAGTTCCTGATCGCGCTGCTGAGCGAGGTCAAGAAGCAGGACCTGCTGGGCAGCCCCACCAAGACGTACAAGATCGCCGACAGTCTCACCGCCGCGCTCACCACGGACTCCGAACTGGCCTCGCTGACCAGCCTGGCGGACTTCGCGCGCAGCATGAACGGGGTCGACCCGGCCACCATGGAGACGATCATGCTGCCGGTGGCGTACGACAAGACCGACCCGAACCGGGTCGTGGCGGCCGAACCCCAGGCCACCGAGTTGTGGAAGGCCGTCCGGTCGGACTCCGAGATCCCCGAGTCCGCCAAGAAGTCGCCCGCGACGGGCGGCTGA
- a CDS encoding NTP pyrophosphohydrolase, with product MDDDNAPLFVIVDAANVVGSVPDGWWRDRRGAAERLRDRLAADGVPGHTGPVEIVLVVEGAARGVESVEGVRVESAPGSGDDHMVALVERAAGHRPVLVVTADRELRRRVAELGAEVAGPRTVRPR from the coding sequence ATGGACGACGACAACGCACCCCTGTTCGTGATCGTCGACGCCGCAAACGTGGTCGGCTCGGTGCCCGACGGCTGGTGGCGCGACCGGCGCGGGGCCGCGGAGCGCCTGCGGGACCGCCTGGCGGCGGACGGAGTGCCGGGGCACACCGGGCCGGTGGAGATCGTGCTGGTGGTGGAGGGCGCGGCCCGCGGGGTGGAATCCGTCGAGGGCGTGAGGGTCGAGTCGGCGCCCGGCAGCGGGGACGACCACATGGTCGCCCTGGTCGAACGGGCCGCCGGCCACCGCCCCGTCCTGGTGGTGACGGCCGACCGCGAGCTGCGCCGCCGGGTGGCGGAACTGGGCGCGGAGGTGGCGGGGCCTCGGACCGTACGGCCCCGGTGA